AACCATCCCCGCAATTTTTGTGGACTCTATTAATGCGAGTTGAAGTGCAATGGGGCTGCCAAGTGAATGACCGATTAATATGTTCTGTTTATCGTGGGACAAAAAAGGGGTGATGGCTTGTGCTTGTGCGAGCAAAGAGGTTTCGACCTGTTTGCCTGAATCACCATAACCAAGCCTATCAATGGCAATGAGCTCGGCTTTTTCCTGAAGACTAGAGTGATGTAAATAGTCGTCATAGGCCTCTTTTTCTCCCGGAGAACCATGGATGAATATTATTCTATAAGGGGTGGTAAGGGAGCCGGTCCTAGTAAAGCTTAATGTAGAATCGAGATCGTTGTCTACTTGGTTACCCTCTGAGACACGCAGAGAATCCTGTGCGTTGATAGCGGTGCTCACAATAAGAAAAATCGATAGTAAAGTAGAGCGAATCAATGTGTTTTTCATTGGTTACACTTATTAGTAATCAGCTGATAAAAAGTAGAGGGGATAAACGTACAAGAACTTTCACCGGATCATGATTTATTCTATTTTATGTTTAGTCATTTTTATACTTAATGGCCCTATCATTATGAGGTAGTTAATCCGGTGAGTTGCGGTGTCTGAGTTCCGATAGTAAAACAGAATGTCGAGCATGCTTTTGGGCTTTGTGATTTTTTCCTCATATAAATGCGCCCCACATAATACATTCCTGTTTATCAAAACGAGTGACATCATAAAATTCTTGTTAATTATAGTTTAATTAACTGTTGCTATTTAGTTAATTGCACGCTGGTAGATAGACAAGTGATATAACAGAAGCGACCGCTAATATTTAATTTACTAATATATATGGATTCAAATAGTTAGAAAATATTTGAAAATTCTATTTTAATTTTTAGATGATTCACATATTCAATGAATATATTAATTAATTCTGTTTCTGTGGTTATTTTCCATGATATAACTGGTATCCTTTTTGATTAAACGTATAATTCTAAGGACTTAGAAGTCAATGATAGCCTTACCAAACCTCACTGAACCTGTGTTTACTCTTTCTATGTGAACAATTTTATGCGTTTATCTCACAACAGCACCTTACTGTTAATAAACATAATTGGCGGTAAACTGTCGGGCTGTGAGTTGAATTATACGATGCCAGTGTAGTGTAACCTTTGACGATGAAGTGTTTAAGTTGAATACAGCAAGCTGATATTCAACTGTATAAAATAAATAAAGGTAAAGTTGATTTTATCCGTGAATAATAATTCAAATAAAGTAACACCAATATTCCAACATGCTAGTTCAGAGTCATTGTCTATTAAATGGCAATGGAATATTGATGAAAGTTACTTCTATATTGAGTCTGAGTTGCTGAAAAAGCGTCTACATTTAGAGCAAACAGTGTCAACTATTGATGATTTTATCCATATATTGTCCATAAAAAGTCAACGAGATTTAAGACGTTTAGGTGGTCTGGTAAAAAAGATGACGGTTGGTGAACAAATTAAGCCAATTCGAATATGTTTTACCACCATAGGAGGCAGCCTTAGTTATTGTTTACTCTCTGCAAAGCTATCTGACATCGGTACCATTAGTGGTGAAATTCTTCCTTTGTTTACTTCCACTCATTTCGGCGAGTTCTCCTCATTCTTTGAACAAATTTTTGAAAATCAGCACCATGGAATGGTACTTACGGATGAAAGTACCGCGATTGTCGCGTGCAATGAAGAGTTCGAAGCCTCAACACAATATTCATTGATGGAATTGATTGGCAAAGAGACCCGTATCTTTAATGCAAATAAACATGGTGAACTGTATTTTGTTGATATGTGGGAGAAAATCAATACAGAAGGCTTCTGGATTGGGTTAATTTTAAGTAAGCGAAAGGATGGGTTGGCCATTCCTCAAGAGTTGACGATTCAACGGGTAACGTCGATTCAAGAGAAGATCTATTACATAGGAATGTGTCGAGATTTATCAAATTCTTTGTATCGAATTGCAGGCAGAGAGTACGGAGGTATCGAATTACTCACACAGCTTCCTTGTGACGACGATTTTGCATTCCGATTATATGAATATTATCTCAAGATGGATGTGACAAATGGTTTGATGGTTCTAAGCTTCGAGCCAAAATTTGCTATCGATAATATATTGGAGCAAAAAAGAGAAATCGCGTCTGTACTTTCCTATCGATGTGACAATACCTTGTCAGGGTATTTGTATGGCAGTGTATTTATGATTGCGATAACGTTTTGCCAAACACAAAATAAACCGTTATCTCTGTCAATCTTGCAGGCAATAAAAGAAAAACTGTATCAAATAAGACAGGAAGTAGATGACGTTGTCTATCAATTGATTACTGATTCTGTGCTTGGGGTTTCCGTCCTTGGACTTGATACCCACGATCCTCATGATTTAATACCTCACTCTCTACATGCGATGCGTGAAAAGCATAGCAACAATAGACTGAGTAAAGTGTGTTTCTATAGTGATAAGTTGCATGACAAAGTTAAGACGCGGCAGCGATCAGAAAAAATTGTGGTTAATGCAATTCAGTCAAAAAGTGTTGAAGTTTACTTCCAACCAATCATCAACTCAGATAACTGGCAGGTGGGAAAATTTGAAGCGCTATGTCGATTTAGGGATCAAAATGGTTCGTTGTTAAATACGCAAGAAATGGTTCGAATTGCGGAAGAACTCAACCTTGTTGATCAGCTTGATTTGGTGGTAGCAGAAAAGGCCATTCAGAAAAGACAACAGTTGATAATGCTTTATGGCAGGGATATTGAAGTAACCATCAATATATCCTTAAATACGGAAAAACCGAGTAAGTTAATTTTCGAGGATCTCAATAAACTATTCGACAGATACGTGTCAGATCTACCGTATTTAACGGTCGAATTAACGGAAAGCGCTTACTTTGACAGCGAAGAAATTGATTCTATGGTCCTGACTGCCATCAGAACAAGAGGCGTA
This portion of the Vibrio sp. VB16 genome encodes:
- a CDS encoding alpha/beta fold hydrolase, with protein sequence MKNTLIRSTLLSIFLIVSTAINAQDSLRVSEGNQVDNDLDSTLSFTRTGSLTTPYRIIFIHGSPGEKEAYDDYLHHSSLQEKAELIAIDRLGYGDSGKQVETSLLAQAQAITPFLSHDKQNILIGHSLGSPIALQLALIESTKIAGMVLIASAFDPELEHPKWYNHAANTLLAQWLLPTDMNNSNLEMMVLSEQLTSLSQQDWSDLTMPIRVLHGEDDDLADPDNSEFAYERLKQNQATLRYVEGEGHLILWQNVPEVVSEIDLLLNQLP
- a CDS encoding sensor domain-containing phosphodiesterase, with translation MNNNSNKVTPIFQHASSESLSIKWQWNIDESYFYIESELLKKRLHLEQTVSTIDDFIHILSIKSQRDLRRLGGLVKKMTVGEQIKPIRICFTTIGGSLSYCLLSAKLSDIGTISGEILPLFTSTHFGEFSSFFEQIFENQHHGMVLTDESTAIVACNEEFEASTQYSLMELIGKETRIFNANKHGELYFVDMWEKINTEGFWIGLILSKRKDGLAIPQELTIQRVTSIQEKIYYIGMCRDLSNSLYRIAGREYGGIELLTQLPCDDDFAFRLYEYYLKMDVTNGLMVLSFEPKFAIDNILEQKREIASVLSYRCDNTLSGYLYGSVFMIAITFCQTQNKPLSLSILQAIKEKLYQIRQEVDDVVYQLITDSVLGVSVLGLDTHDPHDLIPHSLHAMREKHSNNRLSKVCFYSDKLHDKVKTRQRSEKIVVNAIQSKSVEVYFQPIINSDNWQVGKFEALCRFRDQNGSLLNTQEMVRIAEELNLVDQLDLVVAEKAIQKRQQLIMLYGRDIEVTINISLNTEKPSKLIFEDLNKLFDRYVSDLPYLTVELTESAYFDSEEIDSMVLTAIRTRGVKIAIDDFGTGFSSFTYLKDSNFDILKIDREFVKNITVGSANFHIVKMITNLAHTLDVEVVAEGVETIQEVVLLKSLGVDLLQGFYFSKPKSLSNVESPAFYLNKLKDLSSLSTNQSRFELVQLLPSLEPESSLQDIKAIFDNTDFSIVPIVKDSVCVGYIDVATYNLHITPSLGSPTETSSDLSFLHKKAETIMIRKMVTVHETIVSGEVHEKINNGYDFPWVVIDDMGRYTGVIETKRAYLYLNNL